Proteins from one Planctomyces sp. SH-PL62 genomic window:
- a CDS encoding winged helix-turn-helix domain-containing protein produces MRPVGTAQELERRRRHAVELMRRGESPTVVARILGVGRTSLYRWLALAGKSPEALAARPHPGPRARLSDEQVGELERLLLEGARSHGWPNDLWSAARVAELVRRRFGVEYHVEHVRKILRRRLRWSSQRPQKKARQRDQERIDH; encoded by the coding sequence ATGAGACCCGTTGGAACCGCGCAGGAACTGGAACGTCGCCGTCGCCATGCCGTGGAACTGATGCGGCGGGGGGAGTCGCCCACCGTCGTCGCCCGCATCCTGGGCGTCGGCCGCACCTCGCTGTATCGCTGGCTGGCCTTGGCCGGAAAGTCCCCCGAGGCCCTGGCCGCCAGGCCTCATCCGGGCCCTCGGGCGCGGCTGAGCGACGAGCAGGTCGGGGAGCTGGAGCGCCTGCTGCTGGAAGGCGCCCGGTCGCACGGCTGGCCCAACGACCTGTGGAGCGCCGCCCGGGTCGCCGAGCTCGTCCGTCGTCGCTTCGGCGTCGAGTACCACGTCGAGCACGTCCGCAAGATCCTCAGGCGGCGGCTGCGTTGGAGCAGCCAGCGGCCGCAGAAGAAGGCCCGGCAACGCGATCAGGAGCGGATCGACCACTGA
- a CDS encoding PSD1 and planctomycete cytochrome C domain-containing protein — MRRPGRRDAVRCGALALAVFQAAAAVWAGDDSGRDFFEARVRPVLIENCYPCHSAQAAKSKGGLRLDDREATRAGGDSGPAVTPGRPDESLLIQAVEHADDGEVAPMPPKGKLPDEAIADLRRWIEQGAVDPRDASEASREESSADRWALRPIERPAVPTLDDEARRGSLGPVDAFIRDRLRREGLGPSPEADRRTLIRRLSFDLIGLPPTPEEVRAFVADPASDAYERLVDRLLASPHYGERWARRWMDLAHFAETHGHDQDRIRPNAWPYRDYLVESFNRDKPYARFVREQVAADALYPDEPGLVAALGFLAAGPWDESSLRDIREDSQDRQVGYYLDRDDMVATVMSTFVSSTVHCARCHDHKFDPISQAEYYGLQAVFAGVGRADRAYDTDPAVARLRRESTARRKALAERDPELLDTLQGDAIQAEVEAWGARWSGPRIPWTPLDPSAMKTEAGTILEAQADRSILAGGPTPAEETYTITATTEVVGITAFRLELLPDDRLPSGGPGRNANGNLHLTEIAVFEASSDAPDGWRPAPIATATSDFDQAGWGIAAAIDGDPKTAWGIHPEVGKPHEGVFEFRDEVGRAGGETTLRFVLRQTFPAGHPIGRFRLSVVAAPRPVRVGSLPGSLAASLATPPDRRTPEQRRELGEAYLAETLDRQIAALPPARLVYAAAGDFVPDGSHKPVPSPRPVFVLKRGDIRQPGEPAVPGALGCVAGLEARFDRPGEADRRAELARWLSDPGNPLTWRSIVNRAWQAHFGRGLVDTPSDFGRMGAAPSHPELLDWLAWTFREDGGSLKRLDRLIVTSATYRQASGSDPAHSAVDADNRLLWRMNRSRLDAEAVRDAVLAVSGKLDRTMGGPSIRHFELGAAVHVTPTVDYTAYDWDAPGSGRRGVYRFLFRTLPDPFMDVFDAADASQLTPTRNASVTPLQALAMLNDPFVIRQSEHFAHRLESLADDPESRVRAAFTLALGREPDPDEVREWAEYASHRGTANFCRMLLNTSEFLFVD, encoded by the coding sequence ATGCGACGACCAGGACGCCGCGACGCCGTTCGATGCGGGGCGCTGGCCCTCGCGGTTTTCCAGGCCGCCGCGGCGGTCTGGGCCGGCGACGATTCGGGCCGCGACTTCTTCGAGGCCCGGGTCCGTCCGGTCCTGATCGAGAATTGCTACCCCTGCCACTCGGCCCAGGCGGCGAAGTCGAAGGGGGGCCTGCGGCTCGACGACCGCGAGGCGACCCGCGCCGGGGGGGACTCGGGACCGGCCGTGACGCCCGGGCGCCCCGACGAGAGCCTCTTGATCCAGGCTGTCGAGCACGCCGACGACGGCGAGGTCGCGCCGATGCCCCCCAAGGGGAAACTCCCCGACGAGGCGATCGCCGACCTTCGACGCTGGATCGAGCAAGGGGCCGTCGACCCGAGGGATGCGTCCGAGGCGTCTCGCGAGGAATCCTCGGCCGATCGCTGGGCGCTCCGGCCGATCGAGCGGCCGGCCGTGCCCACCCTCGACGACGAGGCCCGGCGGGGGAGCCTCGGGCCGGTCGACGCCTTCATCCGGGACCGCCTCCGCCGCGAAGGGCTCGGCCCCTCCCCCGAGGCCGATCGCCGGACCTTGATCCGAAGGCTGAGCTTCGACCTGATCGGACTCCCGCCGACGCCGGAAGAAGTCCGGGCGTTCGTCGCCGACCCGGCGTCCGACGCTTACGAGCGGCTGGTCGACCGCCTGCTAGCCAGCCCGCACTACGGCGAACGATGGGCCCGGCGCTGGATGGACCTGGCCCACTTTGCGGAGACCCACGGCCATGATCAGGACCGCATCCGGCCCAACGCCTGGCCTTATCGCGACTACCTCGTCGAGTCGTTCAACCGCGACAAGCCGTACGCCCGGTTCGTCCGGGAGCAGGTGGCGGCCGACGCCCTGTATCCCGACGAGCCGGGGCTGGTCGCGGCCCTGGGGTTCCTCGCGGCCGGCCCCTGGGACGAAAGCTCGCTGCGGGACATCCGCGAGGACAGCCAGGACCGGCAGGTCGGCTACTATCTCGACCGCGACGACATGGTGGCCACGGTCATGTCGACGTTCGTCAGCAGCACGGTCCATTGCGCCCGGTGCCACGATCACAAGTTCGACCCGATCAGCCAGGCCGAATACTACGGGCTCCAGGCCGTGTTCGCCGGCGTCGGCCGGGCCGACCGCGCGTACGACACCGATCCCGCCGTCGCCCGCCTGCGTCGCGAGTCGACGGCCCGGCGCAAGGCCCTTGCCGAGCGTGACCCGGAACTCCTCGACACCCTTCAGGGAGACGCGATCCAGGCCGAAGTCGAGGCTTGGGGGGCGCGGTGGTCGGGGCCGAGGATCCCCTGGACGCCGCTCGACCCCTCGGCCATGAAGACCGAGGCGGGGACGATCCTTGAGGCGCAGGCCGACCGATCGATCCTCGCCGGGGGACCGACGCCCGCCGAGGAGACGTACACGATCACGGCGACGACCGAGGTGGTCGGGATCACTGCATTTCGGTTGGAGTTGCTGCCCGACGACCGGCTGCCGTCCGGCGGCCCCGGCCGCAACGCCAACGGCAACCTCCACCTAACCGAGATCGCCGTCTTCGAGGCGTCGTCCGACGCGCCCGACGGCTGGCGGCCTGCGCCGATCGCGACGGCGACGTCGGACTTCGACCAGGCCGGTTGGGGGATCGCCGCCGCGATCGACGGCGACCCGAAGACCGCCTGGGGGATTCATCCCGAGGTCGGCAAGCCGCACGAGGGAGTTTTCGAGTTCCGCGACGAGGTCGGCCGCGCAGGGGGCGAGACGACGCTTCGGTTCGTCCTCCGGCAGACCTTCCCGGCCGGGCATCCGATCGGCCGCTTCCGGCTTTCCGTCGTCGCCGCCCCCCGCCCTGTCCGGGTGGGCTCGCTCCCCGGCTCGCTCGCCGCCTCGCTGGCGACGCCCCCGGATCGCCGGACGCCCGAGCAGCGGCGGGAGCTTGGAGAGGCGTACCTGGCCGAGACCCTGGACCGTCAGATCGCCGCGCTTCCCCCGGCCCGCCTGGTCTACGCCGCGGCGGGCGACTTCGTCCCCGACGGCAGCCACAAGCCGGTCCCCTCCCCCCGCCCGGTCTTCGTCCTGAAGCGAGGCGACATCCGCCAGCCTGGCGAGCCGGCCGTCCCCGGGGCGCTCGGGTGCGTGGCGGGGCTCGAAGCGCGGTTCGACCGGCCGGGCGAGGCCGACCGCCGCGCCGAGCTGGCCCGCTGGCTGTCCGATCCCGGCAACCCGTTGACCTGGCGGTCGATCGTCAATCGGGCCTGGCAGGCGCACTTCGGCCGGGGGCTGGTCGACACCCCCAGCGACTTCGGCCGCATGGGCGCCGCGCCGAGCCACCCCGAGCTGCTCGACTGGCTGGCCTGGACGTTCCGCGAGGACGGCGGCTCGCTCAAGCGGCTCGATCGCCTGATCGTCACCTCGGCGACGTATCGGCAGGCGTCCGGGTCCGACCCGGCCCATTCGGCCGTCGACGCCGACAATCGGCTGCTCTGGCGCATGAACCGATCCCGGCTCGACGCCGAGGCGGTTCGCGACGCGGTCCTGGCCGTCTCGGGAAAGCTCGACCGGACGATGGGGGGGCCGTCGATCCGTCATTTCGAGCTGGGAGCGGCCGTCCACGTCACCCCCACGGTCGACTACACGGCGTATGATTGGGACGCCCCCGGCTCGGGGAGGCGGGGCGTCTATCGCTTCCTGTTCCGCACGCTTCCCGACCCGTTCATGGACGTGTTCGACGCCGCCGACGCCTCGCAGTTGACTCCCACGCGCAACGCCTCGGTCACGCCGCTCCAGGCGCTGGCGATGCTCAACGACCCGTTCGTGATCCGCCAGTCCGAGCATTTCGCCCATCGGCTGGAGAGTCTCGCGGACGACCCCGAGAGCCGCGTCCGCGCCGCGTTCACGCTGGCGTTGGGCCGCGAGCCCGACCCGGACGAGGTCCGCGAGTGGGCCGAGTACGCCTCCCACCGGGGGACGGCGAACTTCTGTCGGATGCTCCTGAACACCAGCGAGTTCCTGTTCGTCGATTGA
- a CDS encoding Mov34/MPN/PAD-1 family protein: MRRPPFDPEGFNGPLEIPSGVVADMIAHCLRESPRECCGLLGGVPPRVSSFHPLRNAAATAETRYDADPRDLIDAVVDLRRRDAEILAIYHSHPRWEAVPSRTDLEENHYGAVPRIIVSLLNAPPEVRVWRLDRDDYRELPWVAVDEPALHDPPGGE, from the coding sequence GTGCGCCGACCGCCGTTCGACCCCGAGGGCTTCAACGGCCCCCTGGAGATCCCCTCGGGCGTCGTCGCGGACATGATCGCGCACTGCCTGCGGGAGTCGCCCCGCGAATGCTGCGGCCTGCTGGGGGGCGTCCCCCCCCGGGTCTCGTCATTCCACCCGCTGCGCAACGCCGCGGCGACGGCCGAGACCCGGTACGACGCCGACCCCCGCGACCTCATCGACGCCGTGGTGGACCTCCGCCGCCGCGACGCCGAGATCCTGGCCATCTACCACTCCCACCCGCGCTGGGAGGCCGTCCCCAGCCGGACCGACCTGGAAGAGAACCATTACGGGGCCGTCCCCCGAATCATCGTCTCCCTCCTGAACGCCCCCCCCGAGGTCCGCGTCTGGCGGCTCGACCGCGACGATTACCGGGAACTGCCGTGGGTCGCCGTGGATGAGCCGGCGTTGCACGACCCGCCGGGCGGCGAATAG
- a CDS encoding DUF1501 domain-containing protein yields the protein MDRRNSRREWLWGLGGGFGGLALADLLGRAEAASGPDRPRPEFEGGLHHRAKARRVLQIFLNGGVSQMDTFDRKPELDRLHDRPFDPGEHVEGVTSTPGKLMKSPFAFRQYGESGRWVSEVFPHLATRVDDLAFVMALTSRTNVHGPASYLMNTGFLTPGFPCLGAWVSYGLGALGDDLPTFVVLPDPRGLPYNAKGNFSAGFLPMAHQGTTINAASPEPIPDLFPPGSARWPSAEAERDGLQRLAAMNRRYADRNAEDSRLESRIASYELAARMQLSAPEALELAGESDATRRLYGLDEPATADFGRRCLLARRLLERGVRFVQVWSGAGGPKDNWDNHTDIPNELPAIARSVDRPTAGLLVDLKARGLLDDTLVVWSTEFGRMPFTQGATGRDHNGGTSVAWLAGAGVKAGAAHGESDPWSWRAASGASTGYDLHATILHLLGIDHERLTVRHDGIDRRLTDVHGHVIREVLA from the coding sequence ATGGATCGACGGAACTCGCGACGGGAATGGCTCTGGGGGCTGGGCGGCGGGTTCGGCGGCCTGGCGCTGGCGGACCTGCTGGGCCGGGCCGAGGCGGCGTCGGGGCCGGATCGCCCCCGTCCCGAGTTCGAAGGGGGGCTGCATCACCGGGCGAAGGCCCGCCGGGTCTTGCAGATCTTCCTCAACGGCGGCGTGAGCCAGATGGACACGTTCGACCGCAAGCCGGAGCTGGATCGGCTCCACGACCGGCCGTTCGACCCCGGCGAGCACGTCGAAGGGGTCACCAGCACGCCGGGCAAGTTGATGAAGTCGCCGTTCGCCTTCCGCCAGTACGGCGAATCGGGCCGATGGGTCAGCGAGGTCTTCCCCCACCTGGCGACGCGGGTCGACGACCTGGCGTTCGTAATGGCGTTGACCTCACGGACCAACGTCCACGGGCCGGCCAGCTATCTCATGAACACGGGCTTCCTCACCCCCGGCTTCCCCTGCCTCGGGGCGTGGGTCTCCTACGGGCTGGGAGCGCTCGGCGACGACCTGCCGACGTTCGTCGTCCTCCCCGACCCCAGGGGGCTCCCCTACAACGCCAAGGGGAACTTCTCGGCGGGGTTCCTGCCGATGGCCCATCAGGGGACGACCATCAACGCGGCCTCGCCCGAGCCGATCCCCGACCTGTTCCCCCCCGGCTCCGCCCGCTGGCCCTCCGCCGAGGCCGAGCGCGACGGGCTCCAGCGCCTCGCCGCGATGAACCGTCGGTACGCCGACCGGAACGCGGAAGACTCGCGGCTCGAATCCCGGATCGCGTCTTACGAGCTGGCCGCTCGGATGCAGCTCAGCGCCCCCGAGGCCCTCGAACTGGCGGGCGAGTCGGACGCCACGCGACGACTTTACGGCCTCGACGAGCCGGCGACCGCCGACTTCGGCCGTCGCTGCCTGCTGGCCCGTCGGCTGCTGGAACGCGGGGTCCGCTTCGTCCAGGTCTGGAGCGGCGCGGGGGGCCCCAAGGACAACTGGGACAACCACACCGACATCCCCAACGAACTCCCGGCGATCGCCCGGTCGGTCGACCGTCCCACCGCCGGGCTCCTGGTCGACCTCAAGGCGAGGGGGCTGCTGGACGACACCCTGGTCGTCTGGTCCACCGAGTTCGGCCGGATGCCCTTCACGCAGGGGGCGACCGGCCGCGACCACAACGGTGGTACGTCGGTCGCCTGGCTGGCCGGCGCCGGGGTCAAGGCGGGCGCGGCCCACGGCGAGAGCGACCCCTGGTCGTGGCGGGCCGCCTCCGGGGCGAGCACCGGCTACGACCTTCACGCCACCATCCTCCACCTGCTCGGCATCGACCACGAACGGCTGACCGTCCGCCACGACGGCATCGACCGCCGCCTGACCGACGTCCACGGCCATGTGATCCGCGAGGTCCTGGCCTGA
- a CDS encoding sialidase family protein, producing the protein MTRTTTKAVGWLWLAGAIGATTMTAAAAPPELVKRPIFEAEAKHNHASCISETPRGDLLAVWYSGTGERKADDVVIQAAWMAKGADSWSPRFQTADTPGYPDCNPALLTAPDGRVWMFWPTILDHRWESALLKYSVADPSQGPPGPIRWESSNVLHITPESGQFEKAIAASVAQLTDEERTKYAKELEPFTARSTDLLYQRLGWMPRVRGIVLPSGRWILPLYCDTFSLSLMGISDDQGKTWTASDLTVGFGAIQPTIVRKNDGGLVAYFRDNGPHNKIRMATSPDEGKSWTDVVDTPLPNPGAGIEAIRLESGAWAMVYNDLPRGRHSLAVSLSDDEGATWPITRHVELDEPGSSFHYPSMTQARDGAIHLSYTHSLGLGAGTAKKSTIMHATFPEAWVRQGD; encoded by the coding sequence ATGACGCGAACGACGACGAAGGCTGTCGGCTGGCTCTGGCTCGCGGGGGCGATCGGCGCGACGACGATGACGGCCGCGGCCGCGCCGCCGGAACTGGTCAAGCGGCCGATCTTCGAGGCCGAGGCCAAGCACAACCACGCCTCCTGCATCTCCGAGACGCCCCGGGGCGACCTGCTGGCCGTCTGGTATTCGGGGACCGGCGAACGCAAGGCGGACGACGTCGTGATCCAGGCGGCCTGGATGGCCAAGGGCGCCGACTCCTGGAGCCCCCGATTCCAGACCGCCGACACCCCCGGCTATCCCGACTGCAACCCGGCGCTGCTCACGGCCCCGGACGGCCGGGTCTGGATGTTCTGGCCCACCATCCTCGACCACCGCTGGGAAAGCGCGCTGCTCAAATACTCCGTCGCCGACCCCTCGCAGGGCCCTCCGGGGCCGATCCGCTGGGAGTCTTCGAACGTCCTGCACATCACGCCCGAGAGCGGACAGTTCGAGAAGGCGATCGCCGCGTCGGTCGCCCAGCTGACCGACGAGGAACGGACGAAGTACGCCAAGGAGCTGGAGCCCTTCACCGCCCGGTCGACCGATTTGCTCTATCAGCGACTTGGCTGGATGCCCCGGGTCCGGGGGATCGTCCTCCCCTCGGGACGCTGGATCCTGCCGCTCTACTGCGACACCTTCTCACTCTCACTGATGGGGATCAGCGACGACCAGGGGAAGACCTGGACCGCCAGCGACCTGACGGTCGGCTTCGGTGCGATCCAACCCACCATCGTCCGCAAGAACGACGGCGGCCTCGTCGCCTACTTCCGCGACAACGGCCCCCACAACAAGATCCGCATGGCGACCTCGCCCGACGAGGGGAAGTCGTGGACCGACGTGGTCGACACCCCCTTGCCGAACCCGGGCGCGGGGATCGAGGCGATCCGCCTGGAGAGCGGGGCCTGGGCGATGGTCTACAACGACCTCCCGCGAGGCCGACACTCGCTGGCCGTCTCCCTGTCCGACGATGAAGGGGCGACCTGGCCGATCACCCGCCACGTCGAGCTGGACGAGCCCGGCTCCTCGTTCCACTACCCCTCGATGACGCAGGCCCGCGACGGCGCCATCCACCTGAGCTACACCCACTCGCTGGGCCTCGGCGCCGGCACGGCGAAGAAGAGCACGATCATGCACGCGACCTTCCCCGAAGCCTGGGTTCGCCAGGGGGATTGA
- the ndk gene encoding nucleoside-diphosphate kinase: MQKTLIIFKPDSVQRRLVGEILARFEAKGLRVAALKLLQVDRALGEKHYAEHAGRPFFDGLIGFITGGPVVVGVLEGNEAVTVVRTMLGATNGTAAAPGTIRGDYSISKQNNLIHGSDSPESAAREIALWFKPEEVVDYAIAGSQWVFDGA, translated from the coding sequence ATGCAGAAGACCCTGATCATCTTCAAGCCGGACAGCGTACAGCGTCGGCTGGTGGGCGAGATCCTCGCCCGGTTCGAGGCCAAGGGGCTGCGGGTCGCCGCCCTCAAGCTCCTCCAGGTCGACCGCGCCCTGGGCGAGAAGCACTACGCCGAACACGCCGGCCGGCCCTTCTTCGACGGCCTGATCGGTTTCATCACCGGTGGCCCGGTCGTCGTCGGCGTGCTGGAAGGGAACGAGGCCGTCACCGTCGTCCGCACCATGCTCGGCGCGACCAACGGCACGGCCGCCGCCCCCGGCACCATCCGGGGCGACTACTCCATCAGCAAGCAGAACAACTTGATCCACGGCAGCGACAGCCCCGAGTCGGCCGCCCGCGAGATCGCCCTCTGGTTCAAGCCCGAAGAGGTCGTCGACTACGCGATCGCCGGCTCCCAGTGGGTCTTCGACGGCGCCTGA
- the cysK gene encoding cysteine synthase A, protein MRVEEQVRAHGRIYDDITQTIGGTPLVRLRRITDGAQATVAAKLESFNPLWSVKDRIGVAMIDAAEAAGKITPSTVIVEPTSGNTGIALAFTCAARGYRLIVTMPESMSLERRRLIKAFGAEIVLTPASEGMPGAVRKAEELLKTFPDAFMPQQFKNPANPEIHRATTAQEIWRDTEGAVDVFVAGVGTGGTITGVGHALKKLKPSVKIVGVEPANSAVISQHRHHDPLRPGQHKIQGLGAGFIPDVLDVEVLDEVLTVRDEDAFETTRRLAREEGMLCGISCGAAASAAVALAKRPEYAGKLIVVLLPDLGERYLSTPLFPEA, encoded by the coding sequence ATGAGAGTCGAGGAGCAGGTTCGGGCGCACGGTCGGATTTACGACGACATCACGCAGACCATCGGGGGCACGCCGCTGGTGCGTCTGCGTCGGATCACCGACGGCGCGCAGGCGACGGTCGCCGCGAAGCTGGAGAGCTTCAACCCGCTGTGGTCGGTCAAGGACCGAATCGGCGTGGCGATGATCGACGCGGCCGAGGCCGCGGGGAAGATCACCCCGAGCACGGTGATCGTCGAGCCGACCAGCGGCAACACCGGCATCGCGCTGGCCTTCACCTGCGCGGCCCGGGGCTATCGCCTGATCGTCACGATGCCCGAGAGCATGAGCCTGGAACGGCGGCGGCTGATCAAGGCGTTCGGGGCAGAGATCGTGCTCACCCCGGCCTCGGAAGGGATGCCGGGAGCCGTGCGCAAGGCTGAGGAACTGCTCAAGACCTTCCCCGACGCCTTCATGCCTCAGCAGTTCAAGAACCCGGCGAACCCGGAGATCCACCGCGCGACGACCGCCCAGGAGATCTGGCGGGACACCGAAGGCGCGGTCGACGTCTTCGTCGCGGGGGTGGGGACCGGCGGCACGATCACGGGAGTCGGCCACGCGCTCAAGAAGTTGAAGCCGTCGGTCAAGATCGTGGGGGTCGAGCCGGCCAATTCGGCCGTCATCAGCCAGCACCGCCACCATGATCCGCTGCGGCCCGGCCAGCACAAGATCCAGGGCCTCGGCGCGGGGTTCATCCCCGACGTGCTCGACGTCGAGGTGCTCGACGAGGTGCTGACGGTGCGCGACGAGGACGCGTTCGAGACCACCCGCCGGCTCGCCCGCGAGGAAGGGATGCTCTGCGGCATCTCCTGCGGCGCGGCGGCGTCCGCGGCGGTCGCGCTGGCGAAGCGGCCGGAGTACGCGGGCAAGCTGATCGTGGTTCTGCTCCCGGACCTCGGCGAACGCTACCTCTCGACGCCCCTGTTCCCCGAGGCCTGA
- a CDS encoding transposase, with protein MLEEAREREAHLVFLDESGFQLTPVVRRTYAPRGRTPIVEAWHRKGRISAISAVTVSPKRRRPNLYFRLLPDDADARGEDSVAFLKGLRAHLGGPMTVLWDRSRIHGRSGLVKAYLARHPEIVAEDFPGYAPEANPDEGVWGWAKYHRLPNYAPEDTAELRFRLCRELSALRRHPDLLASFIRHAEIPLRL; from the coding sequence ATCCTCGAGGAGGCTCGCGAGCGGGAGGCCCACCTCGTCTTCCTGGACGAATCGGGCTTCCAGCTCACGCCGGTGGTCCGTCGCACGTACGCCCCGAGGGGCCGGACGCCGATCGTCGAGGCGTGGCATCGCAAGGGTCGGATCTCGGCGATCAGCGCCGTGACCGTCAGCCCGAAGCGACGCAGGCCCAACCTCTACTTCCGCCTCCTGCCCGACGACGCCGACGCCCGGGGCGAGGACTCCGTCGCCTTCCTGAAGGGCCTGCGGGCCCATCTGGGCGGGCCGATGACGGTCCTCTGGGACCGGAGCCGGATCCACGGCCGATCGGGTTTGGTGAAGGCCTACCTGGCGAGGCATCCGGAGATCGTCGCCGAGGACTTCCCCGGCTACGCCCCGGAGGCCAACCCGGACGAGGGGGTGTGGGGGTGGGCCAAGTACCATCGGCTGCCGAACTACGCCCCGGAGGATACGGCCGAGCTGCGATTCCGGCTCTGCAGAGAGCTGTCGGCCCTGCGTCGACACCCGG